In Deltaproteobacteria bacterium, a single window of DNA contains:
- a CDS encoding acyl-CoA dehydrogenase — protein sequence MGINYFDRDDRDAKFLLFEHLEVDKLLKYDAYKDFTTDDFSMIVDEAIKVCKEVLGPTLQDGDQMDVELKDGEVTLPESFHECWKVMAENGWIAPGNSPEFGGQGLPQVVNGLVMELFTGANMAMSTYPGLAIGAGRLIENFGTEEDKALFVEKMYTGVWAGTMCLTEPDAGSDNGYLLTKAIPDPDDPSIYKIQGNKCFITDGQHDLTENIIHLTIARIEGAPAGTRGVSLFIVPKIWVNPDGSLGEPNDVICSNIEHKMGIKGSITAVLNLGENGNCRGILLGEPNTGMRKMFQMMNEARIGTGIQALGIAASAYDVARKYAKERIQGPPFTDRRAPRVPIIQHEDVRRMLMNLKAGTEAMRAFAGKLFYLLDIAENDPDEAIRQGAERQVDLVTPLIKSYCSDFGYNLCRDAMQVMGGVGYCSEFPVEQYARDCKILSIWEGVNFIQSLDLVGRKLMMENGQVFQDWLKQALAFAKEHQENPDFGIDFELYQRAAQIVGDFVQTYMQQFGEDGNMRLIPLTSTRFLDCFAEVYMGQLMLEQGLVAREKLKEVDPGSSDGVFYRGKIETARFYCRNIMTNVFSRYEPLKVKDTSAIDIPEEAF from the coding sequence ATGGGGATTAATTATTTTGACCGGGACGACCGGGACGCCAAGTTTTTGCTTTTTGAGCATTTAGAGGTGGATAAGCTCCTTAAGTACGACGCTTACAAGGATTTTACCACTGATGATTTCAGCATGATCGTTGACGAGGCCATCAAGGTTTGCAAGGAGGTCCTTGGCCCGACCTTGCAGGATGGGGATCAAATGGACGTTGAGCTTAAAGATGGCGAGGTCACGTTGCCCGAATCCTTTCATGAGTGCTGGAAGGTTATGGCTGAAAACGGCTGGATCGCGCCGGGGAACAGCCCGGAATTTGGCGGACAGGGCCTGCCTCAGGTTGTAAACGGGCTGGTAATGGAACTCTTCACCGGCGCCAACATGGCCATGTCTACCTATCCGGGCCTGGCCATCGGCGCGGGCCGGTTGATCGAAAACTTTGGCACCGAGGAGGACAAGGCCCTTTTTGTGGAGAAGATGTATACCGGTGTCTGGGCCGGGACCATGTGCCTGACCGAGCCTGACGCCGGTTCTGACAATGGTTATCTTCTCACCAAGGCCATCCCCGACCCGGACGACCCTAGCATTTACAAGATCCAGGGGAACAAGTGTTTTATTACCGACGGTCAGCATGACCTGACGGAAAACATCATTCACCTGACCATCGCGCGGATCGAGGGAGCGCCGGCCGGGACCAGAGGCGTCAGTCTTTTTATTGTGCCCAAGATCTGGGTCAACCCTGACGGATCGCTGGGCGAACCCAACGACGTCATCTGCAGCAACATTGAGCACAAGATGGGGATCAAGGGTTCTATCACCGCGGTCCTTAATCTTGGGGAAAATGGGAACTGCCGCGGCATTCTTCTGGGTGAGCCTAACACCGGCATGCGCAAGATGTTCCAGATGATGAACGAGGCCCGAATCGGGACCGGTATTCAGGCCCTGGGCATTGCGGCTTCGGCTTACGATGTGGCCCGCAAATACGCCAAGGAAAGAATCCAGGGTCCGCCCTTTACCGACCGCCGGGCGCCGCGGGTTCCGATCATCCAGCATGAGGACGTGCGGCGCATGCTCATGAACCTCAAGGCAGGCACCGAGGCCATGCGGGCCTTTGCCGGGAAGCTTTTTTACCTGCTCGATATTGCCGAGAATGATCCGGATGAAGCCATCCGGCAAGGTGCTGAAAGGCAGGTTGATCTGGTCACGCCGCTCATCAAGTCCTACTGTTCGGATTTCGGTTACAACCTCTGCCGCGATGCCATGCAGGTCATGGGCGGCGTGGGGTATTGCAGCGAGTTCCCGGTTGAACAGTATGCTCGCGACTGCAAGATCCTCTCTATCTGGGAAGGCGTCAACTTCATTCAATCCCTGGACCTGGTGGGCCGCAAACTGATGATGGAAAACGGCCAGGTCTTTCAGGACTGGCTCAAACAGGCCCTGGCCTTTGCCAAAGAACACCAGGAAAACCCTGACTTTGGAATTGACTTCGAACTTTATCAGAGAGCGGCTCAAATCGTTGGCGATTTTGTCCAGACCTACATGCAGCAGTTTGGAGAGGACGGAAACATGCGCCTGATTCCCCTGACCTCGACCCGCTTCCTGGATTGCTTTGCCGAGGTCTATATGGGCCAGCTCATGCTGGAGCAGGGTCTTGTGGCCCGGGAAAAATTGAAAGAGGTTGATCCCGGCTCGTCAGACGGCGTCTTTTATCGAGGCAAGATCGAGACGGCTCGCTTCTACTGCCGCAATATCATGACCAATGTTTTCTCTCGCTATGAGCCCCTGAAGGTAAAAGACACCTCGGCCATAGACATCCCGGAGGAGGCCTTTTAA
- the sucC gene encoding ADP-forming succinate--CoA ligase subunit beta produces MKLHEYQAKEFFSRFDIPVPQGSVARTPEEAKDIARGLKQGRLVVKAQIHAGGRGKGGGVKLVDSPDEVFEAARGLLGQNLITPQTGPEGRLVQQVLIEEAPAYEGEYYAGLTLDRNLARPVMMVSPAGGMEIEEVAEKTSELIFKEAVDPGLGFLAFQGRNLAEGLTWGGSLLRSGAALFSNLYRLFISLDASLAEINPLVITAEGQLLALDAKISIDDNALFRHPDMEELADPNEMDPLELEASRHDLNYIRLDGNIGVMVNGAGLAMATMDLIKQAGAEPANFLDVGGGADAEETAQGFRIILSDERVKAILINIFGGILRCDVLAKGVIEAAKTVQVKVPIIIRLEGTNKDEGQRLLNESDLDFTVAHDLKDAAKKVANLVR; encoded by the coding sequence ATGAAGCTGCATGAATATCAGGCCAAGGAATTCTTCAGCCGTTTCGACATTCCCGTACCTCAAGGCTCGGTGGCCAGGACACCTGAAGAGGCAAAAGACATCGCCAGGGGGCTGAAGCAGGGTCGACTCGTGGTCAAGGCCCAGATTCACGCTGGAGGGCGAGGCAAAGGCGGCGGCGTCAAGCTCGTGGATAGCCCTGATGAGGTCTTTGAGGCGGCTCGCGGACTCTTGGGTCAGAACTTAATCACGCCTCAGACCGGGCCGGAAGGCCGCCTGGTGCAGCAGGTTCTCATCGAGGAGGCCCCTGCGTACGAGGGGGAATATTATGCTGGCCTGACCCTGGACCGGAACCTGGCCCGGCCGGTGATGATGGTCAGTCCGGCCGGAGGCATGGAAATCGAGGAGGTGGCCGAAAAGACGTCGGAGCTTATCTTCAAGGAAGCGGTGGACCCTGGCCTGGGCTTCCTGGCCTTCCAGGGCCGCAATCTGGCCGAGGGCCTGACATGGGGAGGCAGCCTCTTGAGGAGCGGGGCGGCTCTCTTTTCAAACCTGTACCGCCTCTTTATTTCCCTGGACGCTTCGCTGGCCGAAATCAACCCCCTGGTTATCACCGCAGAGGGTCAGCTCCTGGCCCTGGACGCCAAGATCAGTATTGACGACAACGCCCTCTTTCGTCACCCCGACATGGAAGAACTGGCCGACCCCAACGAGATGGACCCCCTGGAGCTCGAAGCCAGTCGGCACGACCTGAACTATATCCGGCTGGATGGCAACATCGGCGTCATGGTCAATGGGGCCGGTCTGGCCATGGCCACCATGGACCTGATCAAGCAGGCCGGGGCCGAACCGGCCAACTTCCTCGACGTGGGCGGCGGGGCCGACGCTGAGGAAACCGCTCAGGGGTTCAGAATTATTCTGTCCGACGAGCGGGTTAAGGCCATCCTGATTAATATTTTCGGAGGCATACTTCGCTGCGATGTTCTGGCCAAGGGTGTGATCGAGGCTGCAAAAACGGTCCAGGTCAAGGTCCCGATCATCATTCGCCTGGAGGGGACTAATAAAGATGAAGGCCAGCGCCTTCTGAACGAGTCGGATCTGGACTTTACCGTGGCCCATGATCTCAAAGACGCAGCTAAAAAAGTGGCGAATCTGGTAAGATAG
- the sucD gene encoding succinate--CoA ligase subunit alpha → MSILVDKNTRVIVQGITGSEGRFHTEKMIEYGTKVVGGVTPGKGGQEIFGLPVFNTVDRAMAEVQPTASIIFVPPAMAADAIMEAAAGLKLVVCITEGIPVLEMARVWHYLRQRGVILIGPNCPGIITPGQTKLGIMPSPIHLAGSIGVVSRSGTLTYEVVSQLSEVGLGQSTCLGIGGDPVIGQSFVDILKHFQADDQTEAVVLVGEIGGRAEEDAAGYIRAEFSKPVFAFIAGRTAPPGRRMGHAGAIISGKSGKAADKIAALKGAGIHVIEDLGVLGETVKDVLG, encoded by the coding sequence ATGAGCATTCTGGTGGATAAAAACACACGGGTTATCGTGCAAGGGATAACCGGCTCGGAAGGACGTTTCCATACCGAGAAGATGATCGAATACGGAACCAAGGTCGTGGGAGGCGTGACCCCGGGCAAGGGCGGCCAGGAGATTTTCGGTCTGCCGGTCTTTAATACGGTTGACCGGGCCATGGCCGAGGTTCAGCCTACGGCCAGTATCATCTTTGTTCCGCCCGCCATGGCCGCCGACGCCATCATGGAGGCTGCCGCGGGTTTGAAGCTGGTGGTGTGTATCACCGAAGGCATTCCGGTCCTCGAGATGGCCAGGGTCTGGCACTACCTGCGCCAGCGGGGCGTGATTCTCATCGGCCCCAACTGCCCCGGCATCATCACTCCCGGACAGACCAAGCTCGGGATCATGCCCAGCCCGATCCATCTAGCCGGTTCTATCGGCGTCGTCTCCCGCAGCGGGACCCTGACCTATGAGGTCGTGAGTCAGCTTTCAGAGGTGGGTCTGGGCCAGTCCACCTGCCTCGGAATCGGCGGCGATCCCGTCATCGGCCAGTCTTTTGTGGATATTCTCAAGCATTTCCAGGCGGACGACCAGACCGAGGCCGTGGTGCTGGTGGGCGAGATCGGCGGGCGGGCTGAGGAGGATGCGGCCGGGTACATCCGGGCCGAGTTCAGCAAGCCCGTCTTTGCCTTCATCGCCGGGCGCACGGCCCCGCCCGGCCGCCGCATGGGTCATGCCGGGGCTATCATCTCCGGGAAATCCGGGAAAGCGGCCGATAAAATCGCTGCCCTGAAGGGTGCAGGCATTCACGTCATCGAGGACCTGGGCGTCCTGGGTGAGACGGTCAAGGATGTCCTGGGCTGA
- a CDS encoding epoxyqueuosine reductase QueH — translation MKILLHICCGPCAIYPVQALREAGHEVHGYFFNPNIHPYQEYLRRRDTLAQYAESIELPLIFAKGYDLEGFLREMVFRETDRCRFCYRLRLNQAVHVAKRGRFEAVTTTLLHSKHQNHELITEIGREAARKRRIEFFYQDFREGWKQGIVRSKELGMYRQQYCGCIYSEKERFYRPGSGARQNPGR, via the coding sequence ATGAAGATTCTGCTTCACATCTGCTGCGGACCATGCGCCATCTATCCGGTCCAGGCCCTGAGAGAGGCCGGGCATGAGGTTCACGGTTACTTCTTCAATCCCAATATCCATCCCTATCAGGAATACCTCCGGCGGCGGGATACTCTGGCTCAGTATGCCGAATCAATTGAACTGCCTCTCATCTTCGCCAAAGGATACGACCTCGAAGGCTTCCTCAGAGAGATGGTCTTCCGGGAGACGGATCGCTGCCGGTTCTGCTACCGCCTCCGCCTGAATCAGGCCGTTCATGTGGCCAAAAGGGGAAGGTTCGAGGCCGTCACCACGACGCTCCTTCACAGCAAGCATCAAAACCATGAACTCATCACCGAGATCGGCCGCGAGGCGGCGCGGAAAAGGCGTATCGAGTTCTTTTACCAGGACTTCCGTGAAGGCTGGAAGCAAGGAATCGTCCGCTCCAAGGAGCTGGGCATGTACCGCCAGCAATACTGCGGTTGCATTTACAGCGAAAAAGAACGCTTCTACCGGCCGGGCAGCGGTGCGAGGCAGAACCCCGGCCGGTGA